From a single Nicotiana tabacum cultivar K326 chromosome 8, ASM71507v2, whole genome shotgun sequence genomic region:
- the LOC142163446 gene encoding uncharacterized protein LOC142163446 translates to MGNLKHVEAGKLEMTKEIYQLANLSVRLHDTGDQGVVVQNIAGSSLVAEVEMRQFEDPELVKIKESRWCVPNVGELRKQIMTEMYKSRYSVHPGSTKMYHDLRQLYWWNGMKKDIATFVAQCPNCQQVKAEHQKPGGLLQNIEIPAWKWESINMDFIIGLPNSRRKFNSIWVIVDRLTKSAHFLPVRTTYSAEDYASLYIKEIVWLHGVPFSIISDRGAQFTANFWRSPIGWFDVGETKLLGPELVQQAVEKVKLIQERLRTAQSRQKSYSDNRRRDLEFVVGDWIVQRIGRVAYKLDLPPELEAIHPVFHISMLWKFLGDPSCISPIEDIEVSENLSYEEILVSILDRQIRKLRTKEVASVKVLWRSNNVEEMTWEAEEDMKSRYPHLFESSGDMPETNMAGVAHISTSDS, encoded by the exons ATGGGCAACTTGAAGCATGTAGAAGCTGGGAAATTAGAAATGACTAAAGAGATATATCAATTGGCTAACCTGAGTGTACGACTACATGATACAGGTGACCAGGGTGTAGTAGTCCAAAATATTGCGGGGTCATCACTGGTAGCTGAGGTAGAAATGCGTCAATTTGAGGATCCggagttagtcaaaattaaaGAGA GCCGATGGTGTGTACCTAATGTTGGGGAGCTTCGTAAGCAAATTATGACAGAGATGTACAAGTCTCGGTACTCAGTTCATCCTGGTTCaaccaaaatgtatcatgatcttcgtCAGCTATACTGGTGGAACggcatgaagaaagatatagccaCATTTGTGGCTCAGTGTCCCAACTGCCAGCAGGTTAAAGCTGAACACCAGAAACCTGGAGGgctacttcaaaatattgagatTCCAGCTTGGAAATGGGAatcgattaatatggatttcattatAGGATTGCCCAATTCTCGCCGTAAGTTCAAttctatttgggtcattgtggataggctgacaaAATCAGCTCACTTTCTCCCAGTTAGGACCACCTATTCAGCTGAAGACTATGCGAgcctgtatatcaaggaaatagtttgGCTACATGGAGTTCcgttttctattatatctgacagaGGTGCCcaatttacagctaatttctggag ATCTCCTATTGGCTGGTTTGATGTTGGCGAGACAAAGTTGCTAGGACCTGAATTGGTACAGCAAGCtgtagaaaaggtaaagttgatccaggaaAGGTTGCGTACAGCTCAAAGTCGACAGAAATCATATTCAGATAACCGACGTCGAGACTTGGAATTTGTTGTGGGagactgg ATTGTTCAGAGAATTGGGCGAGTAGCCTACAAACTTGACCTGCCACCAGAATTAGAAGCAATCCATCCGGTATTTCACATTTCCATGCTTTGGAAATTCTTAGGTGATCCTTCTTGCATCAGCCCTATCGAGGATATTGAAGTTTCCGAGAacttgtcatatgaagaaatactTGTTTCCATTCTTGACCGTCAAATCCGTAAGCTACGGACTAAAGAGGTAGCCTCagtaaaagtactttggaggagcAATAATGTAGAGGAAATGacatgggaggccgaggaggacatgaagTCCAGATACCCTCATTTATTTGAGTCTTCAGGTGATATGCCTGAGACAAACATGGCAGGTGTTGCACATATATCAACCAGTGACAGTTAA